GTCGGCGAGGACGATATTGGCGAAGATGGGCCCGGGCACGAAGCGGAACGTGCGCTCGCCGGTCGCGCGGTTTTCCTCGACGACTTCGGTGCCGGTGATGTCGGCGGGCATGAGGTCGGGGGTGAACTGAATGCGCTTGAAGTGAAGATCGATCGCGCGGGCGATGGTGGAGACGATGAGCGTTTTGGCGAGGCCGGGCACGCCGACCATCAGGGCGTGGCCCCCGGCGAAGATGGCGGTCAAGAGATCGTCGAGCACGGCGGTCTGGCCCACGATGACTTTGCCGATTTCGTCGCGGAGTGTTTGCCGCGCGGCGCCGAGGCGCTGAATCACGGCCGGGTCGAGCGCCGGCGGCGGAGTCGGCGCGGTTTGCGAAGCGATCTTGTCAGCGAGCGGACCGGAGCCGAGTCTGGACATGCGTGTCTCCATCAATGTCGGTACGGCAAAACGTCAACCTCAGCGACCGACCGCGTACGTGAGTATGTTTAAGGCGAGCTTGCGGGCGCTGTCGGCGTCATAGGCGTTGGCATACGGATCGTGAATCCCCTTGAGCATCGCCAGCGTGTCGTTCTTGGAGTACACGATCACCGCGCGTCCGTCGATGCTCACCGCTTCGAGCTCCGGGGGCCGGGGCGCGAGCGTGGCGGCGTCGCGCATCTGGTCGATCTCGTAAAGCCCGTGATAGATCGGATGATCCGGCGGCAGCGGCGCGAGCTTGAGCGTCGGATAGATCGATGCGATCAAAGCCCGCGCCTCGCGATCGAACTTGTTGAACCCCGAGGTGTTGTTGATGAAGAGGAACCCGCCGGCGGAAAGATGACGACGCAGCACGTCGATCTGCGCCGCGGTGAACTGCGGTTCGTCCATACCCGTCATCAGCACGATCGGCGTGTCGGCGATCTGCTCCAGCACCGGGTCGACGTCCTTGATGTCGAACGCGATCGGCACGCTGGTTCGGTCGGCGGTGAGGCGAATGAGCTGATACAGACTGTTGGGGTCGGCGTTCCAGTCGCCCTGATGGCGCAGGTGCGCGATCGTGACGGCGGCGCGCTGCTCGGGTTGATCGCCGAGGATCGGGCGGGTTTCGGCCTGACTTTTTGCGAAGCGGCGCTCGGCGGAGACATACGACACGAAGTTCACGCCGAGCCGAATCGCATCTTCGGGAAGCATCGCAAGCGTCGGAGCCGGGTGACGATCGCCCCGTCGCGGCGCGGCGGGCGCATAGAACTCGTCCCACCCGCAGGTCATGTCATACGGCGAAAGAATCACCGCTGTGCGAGCGGCGATGTTGAGGCCCATCAAATACGGCGGGCCTTCGGTGCGCGTATGCACGCCCTGCGTGATGGTGAAGTAATGCACGTTGGCATATTTGTAGTACGCCCGCATGATCGGGTGATCGAGCTGAAGCACATCGAAGCGCCGCTGCGGGAACATGGCGGCCATTTCGCTCTTGAACGATTCGTTGAACTGCGCGGACCCGAGCGCGGCGGTGGCGATCAGCGTGCCGCCGTCGAGCAGGTAACTGCGGAGCGCTTCGCGCTGATCGGACGTGAAGGTGAAACCGTCGTAGCCGGTCATGTAGATCATCGGCACGGTGTAGGTCTGCCCGGCCTTCTGCATGG
The nucleotide sequence above comes from Planctomycetota bacterium. Encoded proteins:
- a CDS encoding DUF4159 domain-containing protein yields the protein MITPVSRRLTWLLLLLMTTASPAERQLGTIGPPPRKDPQRETAAEGVPPLPLPATPLRRSEPKAEPNPPTFAARLVYGADQDYMPNPGDLDNLLRHVRAQIDAWYGHTVVKIDELVAMQKAGQTYTVPMIYMTGYDGFTFTSDQREALRSYLLDGGTLIATAALGSAQFNESFKSEMAAMFPQRRFDVLQLDHPIMRAYYKYANVHYFTITQGVHTRTEGPPYLMGLNIAARTAVILSPYDMTCGWDEFYAPAAPRRGDRHPAPTLAMLPEDAIRLGVNFVSYVSAERRFAKSQAETRPILGDQPEQRAAVTIAHLRHQGDWNADPNSLYQLIRLTADRTSVPIAFDIKDVDPVLEQIADTPIVLMTGMDEPQFTAAQIDVLRRHLSAGGFLFINNTSGFNKFDREARALIASIYPTLKLAPLPPDHPIYHGLYEIDQMRDAATLAPRPPELEAVSIDGRAVIVYSKNDTLAMLKGIHDPYANAYDADSARKLALNILTYAVGR